From Mycobacterium cookii:
CCTCACCGCTGAACACTTTCGGCATGACCTCGTCCCGCAGTTCCGGCGAGCCGAACTTCGCCACCGAACGCGCCACCATCGCGGTGGTCCCCCAGGTCACCCAGGGCACATGCGCGCGGCGCTTCTCCAGTTCCCAGATGCGACGGCGAACTCGGGGAAACCCGCCTTCGGCCGCGCCCTTCCATTCTTTTTCAAGGTAACCCGCAGCTCCCAGCGCCAAGTGCACGCCTTCGTCGAAGTTGTCACCGGTCTCCCGGTCGCGACGTCGGACGTCGTCCGTAACATGGGTCTGCAGCACATGACGCGCCTCGCCGAGAAATGCCTGATCGTCGTCCGACAACTCGACGCGGGAGAAGTCCACCTATCTGCCCTTTCCTCAACGACTTTCGCGGGTCGCGACGAGCTCGGCGATGTATCGGGCGCTGACGCCCGGGTCGCCGCCCGCCAGCGCCCATCCTCGGGCCCGCACCAGGTATGCGGTCGCCGCGGCTTCGGCAGAGACACCGAGACCGCCTTGCACGTGCACCGCCATCGTCGCGGCTTTCGAGGCCTCTTCGGCCATGAACACAAACGCCGACGGAGCCAACTCCGGACGCTCGTCGGGTTCGTTGTCCAGGAACCATGCGGCACGCCGCGCCAGATTGCGGCCTCCTTGCACGGTGATGGCGATGTTGGCGAGCGGGTGCGAGATGCCCTGCAGCGTCGAGATCGGCACGCCCAATGTGTAGCGGGTTTTCGCGAACTCCGCCGCGATGGTCATGGTCTCTTCAACGAGGCCCGTCAATGCCGCCGCGGTGAGCACTCGCCACTCGTCCAGTGCCGTCTGGTATTGGGCCAAAGCATCGGCGCCGCTTGCCAACACGAGTCGAGTGTCGGCGGCGGCCGGATCGACCCAGGCCATCGGCAGTCGGCCGATGTTGTCGACCTTGGTCGGCCGGGTGTCGAATTTGAGCAGCACCACGTCGTCACCGTCGCGAACGATGATCTGATCGGCGATCGATCCGGTGGGGATGAGCCGGGTCCCGGACACGTTGTCGTGTTGCGGGTCGAACGCCGCGAGCTGTTTGCCGGTCACGACGTCGGGCTCCGCCGATCCGAGACGGGCCAGCAACCGCGCGGCGCAGACGTGGTCGATCCACGGCACGGGTGCCAGCGAGCGACCGATCTCCTCGGCCACTAATGTCAGATCGACCAGCGTCGCCCCGTCTCCCCCAACCGTGTCCGGTAGCGCCATCGTCGACGCGCCCATCCCGCACAGCCGCTCCCACAGGCTCTTGTCGAAGCCGGATTCCTCTGCGGCACGGACGGTCTCGATCGAGCAATGCGTCTTGAAGAAGTCGCGGTAGGCGGCTTGCAGCGCCTGATGGTCCTCGGTCAGGCTGTAGTCGAGTCGGCGAAGTTCATAGCGGTCCATGGTCAGTGCTCCTCCCGACCCTCGAAGAAGAATTGCTGCGCGTTGTTGTAGAGATAGTTGTCCAGGACCTCGGCCGGCAGATCCAGCGCCTGGGCTTCGGGCACGACGCGGCGCATTTTCAAAACCGGCCAGTCGGAGGCGTAGATGATCTTGTCGCGTCCACGCGTGCGCATGTAATGCAGCAGGCTGTCCGGCAGCCGCTTGGGCGACCAGGCCGAGGTCATCAGGCGAAGGTTGGCGTATTTGATCAGCAACCGAATCGCGACGTCCCACCAGGGATCTGCGCCGTGGATCATGCACAGCTTCAGTTCAGGAAAGCGCACGCACACCCGGTCGAGATGGATGGGGTTCTGCACTTCACCGGGGATGGGCGGTCCCGGGATGCCGGTGTTGATGCACAGCGGCAGACCGATCTCGGCGCATTTGGTGTAGAGCGGATAGTAAACTGCATCACTCGGCGGGTACTGTCCGTCGCCCCAGAAGCTCGGTCCCACAACGGCGTAGGCAACCGGAAGATCGTTGACGACAGCGCCGAGTTCGCGCAACGACGGCATCGGTCGCAAGAGGTTGACGCCACCCATGGCGAGCGCAAAGCGGTCCGGCTTGGCCTCGACGAATTTGCGGGCGGTGACCGACGGTTTCGCGAGATTATCCATCAGGATGGCCCTGCGCACACCCTGCTCGTCCATCTCTTCGAGCAGCTCGGACAAGTCGACCGGAGCGAACATCGAATCCGGGCCCTTGAAGTAGTCGTCGCGCACCTTGAGCATCCACGTGGGCTGCTTCTCGGTCTCGCCGAAGTGCACGTTGACGAGGCAATCGATCACGTGTTGGACGTTCATGTCGACATCGGCGCCTTTTCTGTCGCGTGACGTTTCGCCCAGCGGTAGTCGGCCTTGCCGTTGCCCAGGCGATGAACCTGCTCCACGAAGACGTAAACCTTGGGCGCCTTGAACCGGGCCAGGTGCGACGTGCAATGCGTATGCAGCAGTTCGCGATCCACGACGGCTCCTTCGCGCAGTTGTACCAGCGCCACGATTTCCTCACCCCACCGTTCGCTGGGGCGGCCCACCGCCAGCGCGTCGGCGATCGCCGGATGCGCGCGCAAGATCTCTTCGACCTCTTCGACGAACACCTTTTCTCCGCCGGTGTTGACCACCAGCGAATCACGGCCGTAGAGCCGCAGCGTCCCGTCGTCCTCCAGGCTGGCGCGGTCGCCGGAGATCACCACGCGCTTGCCGTCGATCACCGGAAAAGTCTTGCGGGTGGCGTCGGGATCGTTGAGATACCCCAGTGGAATTCGTCCCTCCCTGGCGACCCAGCCGACCTCGTTCTCGCCGGGGATGAGAAAACGACGGTAGTCCTCGGCAAGCACCAGGCCGCCCTCACGCAGAGTGAACGTGTCGGTTCGGCTGTCGCTGCGACTGTGCCCGAATCCCATGTTGCCGGTCTCCGACGACCCGAAACCATTGATCAGGGTGAGCTGTGGCAACAGCTCCAGAAGAGCCGCTTGATATTTCGGATTCGTCGCAGCCCCGCCGGTGCCGATCATCGCCAGCGACGACAGGTCATAGCTGCCCCGTTGCAACTCGGCGACCAGCGGTGCGGCGTAGGCGTCGCCGACCATCGTCATCATCGCCACGCCCTCACGCTCTGCCGTCTCCCACACCGACCGTGGATCGAGTCGCTTGCTGGTGTCGTACAACACCACGGTGAGGCCGGCCATGATCGCAGAGAACGCCGTCCACATGCCGGCGGCGTGCATCAGCGGTGACACGGCGAACCACGGCGATCCGGCTACACGGCTTACCTTGTCGCGGATCTCCTGGGCCGAATCGTGGTCGGCACCGACCATCGACGAGACGTACATGTCGGATTGGCGCCAGAGCACACCCTTGGGCCGACCGGTGGTGCCCCCGGTGCAGATCATCAGCAGATCATCCGGTGACGCGGTCACGTTCTGATCGGTACCCCCCTGTGACAGAGCGTCATCCAGGGACACCGCACCCGGCAGTTCCGGTGCCGTGCTGCCGTCGTCAACCGACAGCAGCAGATCGGCGCTGTCCGGCGGGAGCACGTCGGCGAACTTCGCGCCGAGCGACTTGTGGTAGATGACGGCACGCGGCCGCACATAGTCGAGCAATTCCCGGACTTCGCGCGGCGCATAGTTGTAGTTGACGTTCACCGGAACGGTGCGGGCCTTGAGGCAACCGATGACCATGTCGGCGTAGAGGTCGTTGTGCATGAGCAAGGCGACGCGGTCCTGACCGCATTCCCAGTTCTCTAAGTTCGCCCGTTCCTCGTGAGCCCCGAAGCCGTTGGCCGCGAGATAGTTTGCGAGCCGACGGGTGCGGTCCGAGGTTTCGCGGAACGTACGGCGACGGTCACCGCAGACGGTGACCGCGCGGTCGGGAATGACCTCGGCGATCACATCCAAGACCGCACCTATGGTCCACTCGCTCATGGGTCCGCGCGGCCTTCAGCGCTCACGCGGCCGAGCCGACTTTGACGCCCAAGAGGTCTAACGCATTGTCGCGCATGACCTTCCGGATGTCGGCAGCACTGAAGCCGACCAGTTCCTCGGTGAACGACACCGGGTTCTCCAACCCTTCGCCATGCGGCCAGTCCGATCCGAACAGGATCTTGTCGACACCGATGACCGACGCCAGCTCAGGCAGGTCGTCCTCGTAGTACGGCGCGATCCAGACATTGGTGCGCAGTTGGTCCACCGGATCCACCGGGAAGAGGTTCGGATGGTTGTTGGCCGCTTTCTTCAGCCGTTTGACCAAGCGATGAACGAAGTAGGAGCCGTTCTCGATGCTGACCGCTTTGAGTTGCGGGTGACGGGTGAACACGCCGTGCGCGATCATCGACGCCATCGTGTCGTGGATCGCGCGGTCGTCGACGAGTATCTGATCCAGCGGATTCGAGCCGCCGAAGGCCTCGAATGTGGACTTTCCGCCCCACATTCCGGCGATCTGCAGGTAACCGCTGTCGCTCAGGTGGAAGCCCACCGGAACCCCCGCCTCGGCCAACGCGGCCCACACCGGATCGTGCAGGGGGTCGCCCAACGACCGGGGCTTGAGCACACCCGGCACCGGCGCCGGGCGCACCAATACCAGCTTGGCGCCGCGGGCCAACACGAACTCCAGTTCGTCGAGAGCTTTGGCCGGGTCGGCCAGCGACACGATCGGCGCGGCGATGATCCGGTGGTCGGGCCGGTCGAAACCCCAATCCTCGTCGAGCCACAAGTTGAACGCGTGGATCGACGCCATGGTCGCCTCGACGTCGTGCTTGAGGGCTTCCTCGACGCCGCACGCGAATGTCGGCAACATGAATACCGTTTCGATGCCCTGGGTGTCCATCACGGTGATACGGGCATCGCGGTTCTGGTACTCGGGGTGCTGCTCGAGCCGCTCGACCTTCATCAGCGACGCGGGATCGACACCGTCTGGGATCTCGCCGCGGAACAACAGATCGAGGCAGCCCGGCACGATGATCGGATCGAATGTCGGGTTGGGTACGAACCGGTTCACCCGGTCTCCGATCACCGCCTGGGTGTGCCTGCCGTCGCTGAAGATCTGCACACCGCGCCTGCGGAACTTCTTGTCCAGATGCCGGGTGAACGCGTCCAGCGGCTCGTAGTAGTGATTGTCGACATCGATCGCCTTATAGCCCAGGTTCCCCATGGTGATCCTTTCCGGTACTGCACGATTCGTCGGTGGTGAGCGCCGAGGCACTCAGACCGGGAAAGCTTGGAGCTCGCTTCTCGAGGAAGCTGGTGACGCCTTCGATCACGTCGGGACGCCGCAGCGACTCCTGCAGCAGGGCATCCGATCGTGAACTTGCGTCGGCGATTTCGCGCATTGCGTCGCCGTAGGCCTGCCGTTTGATCACGGCCATCGATGCCGGCGAGCAGTGCTGGGCGATGTCCTCGGCATAGTCCATCGCGCGCTTCATCAGCTGCTCGGGTGGCACGACTTCTTTGACCAGCCCGAGCTCGGCAGCCTCGTCGGCGAGGAAAGTACGCCCGCTCAACAACAGGTCGAGTGCGACACCCCAACCGGTCAGCCGCGGCAGTATCCACGAGACGCCGTATTCCGCGATCAGCCCGCGCCGGGCGAACGACGCCGCGAACTTCGCACCGTCCGCAGCGAATCGGACGTCGCACATCAGCGCCTGGGTGAGACCGATCCCGACGCATGATCCGTTGATGGCCGCTACGACCGGTTTCGACAGCGAGGTCAGGTAGTAGGGCTGACGTTCGCCGACCAGGCTGGCCAGCTTGCGTTCGTCGGTTTTCTCGATCGACTGCGCGACATTGCCCATCGAACCGAGTTGGGCGCCGGCGCAGAATGCCTTGCCGCGACCGGTCAACACGATCACCCGAACGGCCGGGTCGTCTTCGGCGCGGTCCAACCCCGCGTAGAAAGCGGTCGCAATGTCACCGCCCCAGGTGTTGAGCCGGTCCGGCCGGTTGAGGGTCATGATCGCAACACCGCTCGGGGTGACCTCGTAGAGCACCGCGTGGCCCTCTTCTGAGTCGGCGACGAGGTGGTCAGCGGTATTCATGTGTCCCACTCCTCCTCGAGCACAGGCGGCGACTCCGGCGATGCGTGTACGCATACTGTATACCTATCGGTACCGCATTCTGCAATCGTCGTCGGACGCTGTTTTGCGCCGTCCGAGCGGCCAAAATCGTAGGGTTGGGCGAGGCCGGAGCCACCGTTGCGCCGATGCGCCAAAATCCCTACGAGTGAACCGATTTCGCCGGGAAGGCCTGTCCGCGGTAGACGAGTCGAATGCCCGGAGTGTGTCGCGCCGGCGTTCGTCGGTCCGTGCGGCTCGAGCTTCGCTTGCGGGCGCACGTACCAAAAAGCCTACGATAGGTATTACAGTAACAAGCGGCGTGGGCGACACGGCTGCGTAACTGCAGATCAACCGGCAGGTGACGGTAGATTCGAACCCGTCGGCCGCGAAGCGTCGAACGTGATGGAGGTGCCCGCAGTGGCCAAGCAAGCAACCGCGGAGAAGCGTCAGCGGCGTGAACGTGGATCCATCAACCCCGACGACATCATCAGCGGCGCGTTCGAACTCGCGGAGCAGGTCTCGATCGACAACCTGAGCATGCCGTTGCTCGGCAAGCACCTCGGTGTCGGAGTGACGAGCATCTACTGGTACTTCCGCAGAAAGGACGATCTTCTCAACGCGATGACCGATCGGGCGCTGCGCAAGTACGTCTTCGCAACCCCCTACGTGGAGGCCAGCGATTGGCGCGAAACACTGCGCAATCACGCCCGCTCGATGCGAAAAACGTTCATGGGCAACCCAATTCTGTGCGATCTGATTCTGATCAGGTCAGCACTGAGCCCGCGCGCAGCCAAGGTCGGGGTTCAGGAGATCGAAAAAGCCATCGCCGGCCTCGTCGAGGCGGGACTGTCACCGGAAGAGGCCTTCGACACGTACTCCGCAGTCTCGGTACACGTTCGGGGCTCAGTCGTGCTGCATCGCCTCCAGGAGAAAAACCAGGCGACCGAGAACGGTGGGCGCACGATCGAAGACACGATGGTCATCGACGCCAAGACCACCCCGCTGCTGGCACGGATGACGACGAAGGGCCGTCACATCGGCGCCGCCGACGACAACAATTTCGAATACGGCCTGGATTGCATTCTCGACCACGCCACTCGACTGATCGAGCAGGGCTCGAAGTCGACTGGCCATCAACGTAAGTCGACGTCAGCCCGGCCACGCAAGACTTCCCGATAGCTCAGCTCGATGGCGGCTCCGGCACAGTGAAGTGCTCGTCGCGCAGCCGGAAGGCCTCCTTCGTGCCGTGCTGCGCCCGGGTCTTGACGAAGTTGAACTCCCCCGGCGCAAACTGCAGATTCGTGCCGAAAGCGTGAAATAGATAGCTCGCAACCTCTTCGCCCTGGTACGCCTGGCTCTGCTCGACGAGCCGAAATGCCTCCTTGGCGATGACGATACCGTCGGCCGGCATCTTGGCCGCCTTCTCCGCCCAGAATTGCGCCCGGGCCGCTTCGTGGCCGGGATCGCAAGTCTCCGTGAAGATTCCGAGGTGTTCGATCGTGGCGGCCTCGATGATGTCACCCGTCAACAGCAGGCGTCGTGCCAGCACCGGCCCCAGTCGATGGAAGAACATATGCAGGCTGCCCAGCGCGGGTCCCAGGAATCGGGTAGCCGGCATGCCGACCTTGGTATTGCGCGCGATGACGGAAATGTCTGTCATCAGCGCGATCTCGAAGCCACCGCCGAGCGCGTAGCCGCTGATCTCACCCACGGTGACCTTCGGGAAGCCCATCAGGTTGTGGTAGAAGCTGAACGACTTGCGGTCGACCGTGAGCCGTCGGCGCTGACTGGGACGCGTCTTGGCCGGCCCCTCGGGACTGCGCTCGCCGTACCAACCGTAAGCATTGTTCATGTCGGCGCCGGTGCTGAATACGCCATCCGCTCCGCGTAGCATGACGACGGTCAGATCGTCGTCCTCGGCGACATGATCCAGACACCGGGCGACTGCGTCGCGCATCGTCGCATCGTAGGAATTGCGTTGTTTGGGATTGTTTAACGTTATTGTCGCGATCCGCTTTTCCGGATCGATGTGGAAAAGAACGCGATCGTCGCCGCTATCTGAGACCGTCATCTGCCGGACCCCCTCCTGTTGTGTGCCCGCCGTTGGACACCGAGCGCGGAACCAGTCGCGGCCCGACGTCTGACATCAGCTTGGCCTCGATGGTCTGGTTGCCGGCGAAGGCAAGGGTGTTGCGCCGCGCCGCCGCGAGGTGGTCTTGAGCCAGCCGGACCGCCTTGCCGGCGTTGCCGTCGCAGATCGCGTCGAGCAGCCGCTGATGGTCACGCAAGGCCGCTCGCTTTGTCTTGTCCACCATCGGGGCTGGTTCGCCGTGGCCGTTCCAGACCGAGGACTCGTGCGCCGACCAGATCAACTCCAGCGACCCGATCAACAAGATCATCGGCTCGTTGCCGCAACGCGAGACCAAGGTCTCGTGAAACCGGCGGGCGTTCGGCACATACTGCGAATCGTCATCGAATTGGGTTGTCTGCAGATCGATCTCGGCCTGCAGATAGGGGACGACTTCGGTCATCCGGTCATCTCGCGCGGCGCACATCCCCGCGCAGATCGGCTCGAGGTGCAAGAGCGCCTCGCTGACGTCGACCGGCGTGGCGGCCCGAGATTGCAACACCATGCTGATCATGTGCGCGGTCCGCTCGGCCGTCGGGTGCTGGACGACCGCGCCGCCGACGTTACCGCGACGGACCGAGATCAGCCCGTCGGTCTCCAGGATGTGGATCGCCTCGCGCAGCGCCGGCGGGCTGACTCCGAATTCACCGAAAAGGCTTTCCTGCGAGGGAAGAACATCGCCCTCTTTCAGGCGGCCCGACAGAATGTCATCCCGCAGTTTCGACGCCACGATCTCGGCGACGCGCGGTTGGCGGAAGCGCTGCGGTGCCACGTCAGCTCGTCTCGGCTCGTCGCTTGCCCAGACGATGGCCCGTCAACTTCTCGGGGGGCAGTGCCAGCGTCGTGGTTTCGCCGATGCACAGCAGTTCACCGTCGCGCAGTAATCGGGCTGTCGACGCAATCCCACGGTCGACCTCGCTGCGGGAGATCTCGAAACGCAATTCGGTCAGCACCGGCGTCGGACGATGGAAGGTGACCTGCAGCGAACGGGTCTTGCCGGACAGCCCGACAACGCAGTTCTGATGCTGCATCACGCAGTCGAAGAAGACCGCCAGGAAACCACCGTGCACCAGTCCCGGCGGGCCTTCGAAGACAAGTGGGAAGGCGACACTCCCGGACGCGGTTTCGCCATCGATCCGGTCGAAGCGATATTCCGGAAAGCACGGGTTGAACGCGCCGATGTCCGTCGCGTGATCGAGGTAGACACGACAGCTTGCCTCGTCACCGATCCGTGGGGTGCTGTCCGGCGGCACCGCCACGCTGAGTTCGCGCTCCCACGCGCCGATCTGTGCGAGCATCGCGTCGACCGTCGGGTGCGGCTGCTCCAACGACAGCAGCAACGAGCTGAGGCGGCGCATTGCACCGGCCGCCTCGACAATTTGGGGCAGCGGCGCCTCGCCGAACCGCGCCGTGTGGCGTTCGCCCATCCGACCTCTTCCCGACGCCCTGTTCCGTAACGCCGCTTTCCTTGCTAAGTTATACAGTGCAGAACTCGTATTGCCTACTGTAGGGGTATCTGTATCGGCAGGGAAGGGCAGATTCGACAGTGAGTCAGGACGTGGACTCCGCGGCGGTGGACGGCTCGCTCGTCGCGAGCCGCGACGGCGCGATCCTGCGGCTCACGCTCGACCGCCCGTCACACCGTAATGCGCTGAACCACAGCATGATCGAGAGCTTGGTCGCCGAGTTGAGCAGAGCAGCAACCGACGACGCGCTGCGGGTAATCCTCATCCAAGGCGCCGGCGACGATTTCTGCTCGGGCGCTGACTGGGTCGCCACCAACAACAGCAGCGATCAACGGCCCCGCACCGGCGACGTCCTGCGGCGTCTACCCCACGGCGCCCACCGGGTGATCGAGTTGATTCACCACATCCAGTTGCCGGTGGTCTGCAGCGTGCGCGGGTTCGCGGTCGGGCTGGGCTGCAATCTGGCGCTGGTGGCCGACTTCACCGTCGCCGCCGCTGACGCCGAGTTCTGGGAACCCTTCGCCGCGCGTGGATTCAGCCCCGACTCCGGCTCGACCTGGCTACTCCCCCGATTGGTCGGGCTGACCCGAGCCAAGCAGATGCTGTTGCTCGGCGACAAAGTGAGCGCCGTCGACGCGGCCAACTGGGGCCTGATCCATCAGTCCGTCGAGCCGGCCGACTTGGACCGGGCGACCGAGGCGCTATTGATCCGCCTGGCCAACGGACCGACGGTGGCACTGGGACTGGCCAAGCAGGCGATCAACTACGGCCAGCATGCGACGTTGAACCAGTCGATGACGCAGGAGCTCTTCGATGTAGAACTATCTTGCAGGACAAGTGATTTCAAAGAGGGCCTTGCTGCGTTCCGGGAGCGCCGCCCGCCAGAATTTCGCGGCCGATGAATAACAGCAAAGGGGAATCGTGATGTCCGCACCGTCATACGACACCATCAAATACGAAGTCGACGGACACAAGGCCACCATCACCCTGAATCGGCCCGACGCCCTCAACGCGCTGAGCCCTCATATGGTCACCGAGCTGCGCAACGCATATCACGAGGCTGAAAACGACGACGCGGTATGGCTTCTCATCGTCACCGGCACCGGGCGGGCTTTCTGCACCGGCGCTGACGTCAAGGCGATTCCCGGCGACGGCAAGGTGATCAACGAACGCCCGTACCTGTCCAGCTATGAGCAATGGGAGGCGCCGCAAGAGGGCACACCGCCGTTCCGAACGATGGCCAAACCGGTGCTCGCCGCGATCAACGGATTATGTTGTGGCGCTGGCCTCGACTGGGTCACCACCGGCGACATCGTCATCGCGTCCGACAAGGCGACATTCTTCGATCCGCACGTCAGCATCGGACTGGTCGCCGCGCGCGAGCTGGTCCGAGTGGCCCGGGTGCTGCCGCGTTCGATCGCACTGCGGATGGCGCTGATGGGCAAGCACGAACGGCTCAGCGCGCAAAGGGCATACGAGCTCGGCATGATCAGCGAGATCGTCGACCACGACCGCCTGCTGGAGCGCGCCCACGAGATCGCCGACATCGTCAACTCGAATGCGCCGCTTGCCGTACGGGGCACCAGACTGGCCATCCTCAAGGGGTTGGACCTGCCACTGCACGAAGCCGAGATGCTGGCAGAGTCGTTCCGCGAACGGAACCTGCACACCGAGGACTCGCTCGAGGGCCCCAAGGCGTTCGTCGAAAAGCGGCCACCGGAATGGCGGTGTCGATGACTTTCCAGACCATCGAACTCGCGGTGGACAGCGGGGACCGGATTGCCACCATCACATTGAACCGCCCCGATCAACTCAACGCGTTCAACCGAACGATGTGCGAGGAGATGGCGCAGGCGTGGCGACTCGTCAAGGCGGACGACTCCGTCAATGCGATCGTTCTGCGAGCCGCGGGCAGTCGGGCGTTCAGCGCGGGCCTCGACGTCAAGACGCCATACGGTCAGCCCGAAAACATCTGGAATCACGAAGATCCCGGCGAGGCGCTCAGTCCGAAGTGGCAGAAGATGTGGAAGCCGGTGGTGTGCGCCGTGCAAGGCATGTGCACAGCGGGCGCGTTCTACTTCATCAACGAGTCCGATGTCGTCATCTGCTCCACCGACGCCACGTTCTTCGATTCCCATGTATCGGCCGGGCTGGTGTGCGCTCTCGAGCCGGTCGGGTTGATGCGTCGCATCGGCCTGGGTGAATCGCTGCGAATTGCGTTGATGGGCAACGATGAGCGGGTCAGCGCCGAGACGGCACTGCGTATCGGTTTGGTCTCCGAAGTCGTTTCGCCGGAGCGCCTGTGGGGACGCGCGCACGAGATCGCGGCGACCATCGCGGCCAAGCCGCCGTCGGCGACCCAGGGCACGGTGAAGGCAATCTGGGAGTCGTTGGACAAGCCTTACCGCGCCGCGCTGGATCAGGGTCTGATCTATACCCGGCTCGGAAATCCAATCGGCACCGCCGAACTCGCGGCCCGAGGCGGTGGCCGCGCACCGGATCCAAAAATCCGATGACCTCGATGTCCAGGCACCGGCTCAGCCAACGCATCGACCACGTTCTGCGCCTGCAGCCCGAATCACCGGCGCTGGAATACGACCGGCGTTGGGTGTCATGGGGAGAGCTCGACCAATTGGCGACCCGGATCGCGCGGCTCGTCGGTGACAGCCGACCCGAAGTGGGCATCCTGCTCCGCAACCGCCCCGCGCAGGTCGCCTCGTTGCTCGGTGTGCTGCGCTGCGGCGCGACGGTCGTCGTCATCAACCCGGCGCGCGGCGACGAACGCCTCAAGGCGGATCTGAGTGAGCTCGCGCTTCCCCTGATCATCGGCGAGGCGGATGACCTCGCCATGCTCGGCCAGATACCCGACGTGACGACGGTATCCATCGACGGACTAGCTGCCGAGCCAAAGGTGCGCGCAGCCAGGCTTTCTCATTCAGAGCGGCCTGGAGTCGCCGTGCGGATGTTGACCAGCGGCACGACCGGACCGCCCAAGCGGGTGGACCTCAGCTACGACATGCTCGCGCACAGCGTGATGGGGCCCGAGGCTAACAAAGCGTCGGCGCCGACGGAGTTACGCCGCGGCGTTGCGATCGTGAACTCACCGCTCGTCCACATCGGCGGGGTGTTCCGGATCCTGCAGTGTGTCGCCGAGGCGCGACCGTTCGTGTTGCTGGAACGATTCGAACTCGACAGCTGGGCCGCAGCGGTCCGCACCCACCGGCCCCGCGCGGTGTCGCTGGTGCCGACCGCATTGCGGATGGTGCTGCATTCCGAACTGTCTCGTGACGACCTGGCAGGCATCAGGGTCGTGACGTCCGGCACCGCGCCGCTGTCACCGGAGGATTCCGACGCGTTCACTGAGAAATACGGCATCCCGGTGTTGACCTCCTATGCCGCAACAGAATTCGGCGGAGGGGTCGCCGGCTGGACGTTGCCCGATTACCGAGAGCATTGGCACGCCAAACGCGGCAGCGTCGGACGGGCCAATCCGGGTGCGGGCCTGCGCGTGGTCGGTGACGACGGCAATCCGCTGGAAGCCAACCGGATCGGGCTGCTCGAGGTGAAGCCGGCGCAGCTCGGTCCTTCCGCGGGCTGGATGCGCACCACGGACATGGCCCGCATCGACGCCGATGGGTTCCTGTGGATCGTCGGCCGCGC
This genomic window contains:
- a CDS encoding acyl-CoA dehydrogenase family protein, whose translation is MDRYELRRLDYSLTEDHQALQAAYRDFFKTHCSIETVRAAEESGFDKSLWERLCGMGASTMALPDTVGGDGATLVDLTLVAEEIGRSLAPVPWIDHVCAARLLARLGSAEPDVVTGKQLAAFDPQHDNVSGTRLIPTGSIADQIIVRDGDDVVLLKFDTRPTKVDNIGRLPMAWVDPAAADTRLVLASGADALAQYQTALDEWRVLTAAALTGLVEETMTIAAEFAKTRYTLGVPISTLQGISHPLANIAITVQGGRNLARRAAWFLDNEPDERPELAPSAFVFMAEEASKAATMAVHVQGGLGVSAEAAATAYLVRARGWALAGGDPGVSARYIAELVATRESR
- a CDS encoding amidohydrolase family protein gives rise to the protein MNVQHVIDCLVNVHFGETEKQPTWMLKVRDDYFKGPDSMFAPVDLSELLEEMDEQGVRRAILMDNLAKPSVTARKFVEAKPDRFALAMGGVNLLRPMPSLRELGAVVNDLPVAYAVVGPSFWGDGQYPPSDAVYYPLYTKCAEIGLPLCINTGIPGPPIPGEVQNPIHLDRVCVRFPELKLCMIHGADPWWDVAIRLLIKYANLRLMTSAWSPKRLPDSLLHYMRTRGRDKIIYASDWPVLKMRRVVPEAQALDLPAEVLDNYLYNNAQQFFFEGREEH
- a CDS encoding acyl-CoA synthetase, which produces MSEWTIGAVLDVIAEVIPDRAVTVCGDRRRTFRETSDRTRRLANYLAANGFGAHEERANLENWECGQDRVALLMHNDLYADMVIGCLKARTVPVNVNYNYAPREVRELLDYVRPRAVIYHKSLGAKFADVLPPDSADLLLSVDDGSTAPELPGAVSLDDALSQGGTDQNVTASPDDLLMICTGGTTGRPKGVLWRQSDMYVSSMVGADHDSAQEIRDKVSRVAGSPWFAVSPLMHAAGMWTAFSAIMAGLTVVLYDTSKRLDPRSVWETAEREGVAMMTMVGDAYAAPLVAELQRGSYDLSSLAMIGTGGAATNPKYQAALLELLPQLTLINGFGSSETGNMGFGHSRSDSRTDTFTLREGGLVLAEDYRRFLIPGENEVGWVAREGRIPLGYLNDPDATRKTFPVIDGKRVVISGDRASLEDDGTLRLYGRDSLVVNTGGEKVFVEEVEEILRAHPAIADALAVGRPSERWGEEIVALVQLREGAVVDRELLHTHCTSHLARFKAPKVYVFVEQVHRLGNGKADYRWAKRHATEKAPMST
- a CDS encoding amidohydrolase family protein; the protein is MGNLGYKAIDVDNHYYEPLDAFTRHLDKKFRRRGVQIFSDGRHTQAVIGDRVNRFVPNPTFDPIIVPGCLDLLFRGEIPDGVDPASLMKVERLEQHPEYQNRDARITVMDTQGIETVFMLPTFACGVEEALKHDVEATMASIHAFNLWLDEDWGFDRPDHRIIAAPIVSLADPAKALDELEFVLARGAKLVLVRPAPVPGVLKPRSLGDPLHDPVWAALAEAGVPVGFHLSDSGYLQIAGMWGGKSTFEAFGGSNPLDQILVDDRAIHDTMASMIAHGVFTRHPQLKAVSIENGSYFVHRLVKRLKKAANNHPNLFPVDPVDQLRTNVWIAPYYEDDLPELASVIGVDKILFGSDWPHGEGLENPVSFTEELVGFSAADIRKVMRDNALDLLGVKVGSAA
- a CDS encoding enoyl-CoA hydratase, encoding MNTADHLVADSEEGHAVLYEVTPSGVAIMTLNRPDRLNTWGGDIATAFYAGLDRAEDDPAVRVIVLTGRGKAFCAGAQLGSMGNVAQSIEKTDERKLASLVGERQPYYLTSLSKPVVAAINGSCVGIGLTQALMCDVRFAADGAKFAASFARRGLIAEYGVSWILPRLTGWGVALDLLLSGRTFLADEAAELGLVKEVVPPEQLMKRAMDYAEDIAQHCSPASMAVIKRQAYGDAMREIADASSRSDALLQESLRRPDVIEGVTSFLEKRAPSFPGLSASALTTDESCSTGKDHHGEPGL
- a CDS encoding TetR/AcrR family transcriptional regulator, with protein sequence MEVPAVAKQATAEKRQRRERGSINPDDIISGAFELAEQVSIDNLSMPLLGKHLGVGVTSIYWYFRRKDDLLNAMTDRALRKYVFATPYVEASDWRETLRNHARSMRKTFMGNPILCDLILIRSALSPRAAKVGVQEIEKAIAGLVEAGLSPEEAFDTYSAVSVHVRGSVVLHRLQEKNQATENGGRTIEDTMVIDAKTTPLLARMTTKGRHIGAADDNNFEYGLDCILDHATRLIEQGSKSTGHQRKSTSARPRKTSR
- a CDS encoding enoyl-CoA hydratase/isomerase family protein, with protein sequence MTVSDSGDDRVLFHIDPEKRIATITLNNPKQRNSYDATMRDAVARCLDHVAEDDDLTVVMLRGADGVFSTGADMNNAYGWYGERSPEGPAKTRPSQRRRLTVDRKSFSFYHNLMGFPKVTVGEISGYALGGGFEIALMTDISVIARNTKVGMPATRFLGPALGSLHMFFHRLGPVLARRLLLTGDIIEAATIEHLGIFTETCDPGHEAARAQFWAEKAAKMPADGIVIAKEAFRLVEQSQAYQGEEVASYLFHAFGTNLQFAPGEFNFVKTRAQHGTKEAFRLRDEHFTVPEPPSS